One Arthrobacter sp. FW306-07-I genomic window carries:
- a CDS encoding DUF2891 family protein, which translates to MDNDLRVQAAPDYAAVVLGNLSEPYPHSAHHTQVSAEDRPTPEQIHPAFYTSFDWHSCVHMHWLGASLLGGTPGSPLGGAAPEGASDDGPAPWVDSPTEASLREALGANLTPAKLAVERDYLLANPSWERPYGWAWLMRLAATCSASADAQLREWGTALEPLVDAVADLSAAWMQKAQYPVRHGLHTNAAFGVGYMLDAFRSLGRVDAAKACEEAARGWFGNDRDWPGDWELSGQDFLSAGLSEADLMRRVLSADEFAEWFAGFLPGLSAESRILQPVSVTDETDGYLVHLHGLNLTRAGQVARIIATLRESGSAEASAAAAVLVEALDPLLKAGLHGLESGDFMSTHWLASFAWDALGSMADLD; encoded by the coding sequence ATGGACAACGACCTCCGCGTACAGGCGGCCCCGGACTACGCGGCCGTGGTGCTGGGCAACCTCTCCGAGCCCTACCCTCACTCGGCGCACCACACGCAGGTGTCGGCCGAGGACCGGCCCACCCCGGAGCAAATCCACCCCGCGTTCTACACCTCCTTCGACTGGCACTCCTGCGTGCACATGCACTGGCTGGGGGCCAGCCTGCTGGGCGGCACCCCCGGGTCACCCCTTGGCGGGGCTGCACCGGAAGGAGCGTCCGACGACGGCCCGGCGCCCTGGGTGGATAGCCCCACAGAGGCGTCGCTCCGGGAAGCCCTGGGCGCCAACCTCACGCCGGCCAAGCTGGCCGTGGAGCGGGACTACCTGCTGGCTAATCCGTCCTGGGAACGGCCCTACGGCTGGGCATGGCTGATGCGGCTGGCCGCGACGTGCTCTGCGTCCGCCGATGCGCAGTTGCGTGAGTGGGGCACTGCGCTGGAACCGCTGGTGGATGCCGTGGCGGACCTCAGCGCTGCGTGGATGCAGAAGGCCCAGTACCCCGTGCGCCACGGGCTGCACACCAACGCCGCATTCGGCGTGGGCTACATGCTGGACGCGTTCCGGTCACTGGGCCGCGTTGATGCTGCAAAGGCGTGCGAGGAAGCGGCACGTGGATGGTTCGGTAACGACCGCGACTGGCCGGGCGACTGGGAGCTCAGCGGCCAGGATTTCCTGTCCGCCGGACTCAGCGAGGCGGACCTGATGCGCCGCGTGCTGTCCGCGGACGAGTTCGCCGAGTGGTTCGCCGGGTTCCTCCCGGGGCTTTCCGCGGAGTCGCGCATCCTGCAGCCGGTAAGCGTCACCGATGAAACCGACGGCTACCTGGTGCACCTGCACGGGCTGAACCTGACCCGGGCCGGGCAGGTTGCCCGGATCATCGCCACGCTTCGGGAATCCGGCAGCGCCGAGGCTTCCGCCGCCGCTGCTGTCCTGGTCGAGGCGCTGGATCCGCTGCTGAAAGCCGGACTCCACGGGCTGGAGAGCGGCGACTTCATGTCCACCCACTGGCTGGCCAGCTTCGCTTGGGACGCGCTGGGATCCATGGCGGATTTGGACTGA